Proteins co-encoded in one Apis mellifera strain DH4 linkage group LG15, Amel_HAv3.1, whole genome shotgun sequence genomic window:
- the LOC412789 gene encoding NHL repeat-containing protein 2 isoform X1 — MNVRDTVEELTQIGIEIRGSLELLLDRKEQKELVLRHIKTFSNKNTRIADFQAGLEWFNVTEELSLYRHLNGKIIILDFFTYCCINCMHILPDLDDLEKRFPITDGLVVIGVHSAKFSNERDSKRLLSAIQRYNIKHPVVNDKTLSAWRNLGISCWPTLLMIGPTGELLAVFVGEGHRDELILFVEVALTYFKSLNKISKNDLPLQLECHLLATVDNKNLLFPSKLEIFQNEQGENLIIADTGNNRILIVDTKGNVQHVIGGSNPDFRDGDFENARFNAPQGVCILDTFIYVADNENHAIRKIDLIKKMVTTVVGTGIQGHDYIGGKIGKDQILSSPWDLAIYKYEYNKNIIPILLIAMAGTHQIWALFLEDTIWWKKREYKAGTCIAIVGSGKEENRNNLYPHTAGLAQPSGLTVNKERKIAFFADSESSAIRSIDLESGQVSVVCGANRNPVDLHDYGDSDGIKYAAKLQHPLGITWHSKDNAVYITDTYNHKIKKIDVTTQNCKTIYGDGKPNEKFSFDEPSGIAISSEKDLLYVADTNNHEVKVIDTKKENITTLSINISTIEMNNSSKNIYFFDTTVNEKGAELNISFNIIFFERDLKLNLDAPQRWTLNLPINNSGWIARARNGELSNPISIKIPEGKETQEVCVILDIIACKTTECVSKKLSVTYRIHQEAHACNIVTEQKQLIVK, encoded by the exons ATGAATGTGCGTGATACTGTAGAAGAATTAACGCAAATAGGTATAGAAATACGTGGAAGTTTGGAATTATTGCTTGACAGAAAAGAACAAAAGGAATTAGTATTACGgcatattaaaacattttcaaataaaaatacgcgGATCGCTGATTTTCAAGcag gTTTGGAATGGTTCAATGTCACAGAggaattatctttatatcgaCATCTGAAtggaaagattattattttggatTTCTTTACATATTGTTGCATCAATTGTATGCACATTTTACCAGATTTAGATGAccttgaaaaaagatttccaaTTACTGATGGCCTTGTTGTT attGGAGTACACAgtgcaaaattttcaaatgaacgAGATTCAAAGAGACTCTTGTCAGCAATTCAGAGATACAATATAAAACATCCAGTTGTAAATGACAAAACATTGTCAGCATGGCGTAATTTAGGAATTTCATGTTGGCCAACATTACTAATGATAg gtcCTACTGGGGAATTATTGGCTGTTTTTGTAGGAGAAGGACACAGAGATGAATTGATTCTATTTGTAGAAGTAGCGttaacttattttaaatcattaaataaaatatctaaaaatgatCTTCCTTTGCAATTGGAATGTCATTTATTGGCTACTgtggataataaaaatcttttattcccTAGTAAGTTGGAGATTTTTCAGAATGAACAAGGAGAAAATTTGATCATAGCTGATACTGGcaacaatagaattttaatagtgGACACTAAAGGAAATGTACAACACGTTATTGGTGGTTCTAATCCTGATTTCAGAGATGGTGATTTTGAAAATGCAAGATTTAATGCACCTCAGGGAGTGTGTATATtagatacttttatttatgttgCTGATAATGAGAATCATGCAATTAGAAAG atagatttgataaaaaaaatggtaaCTACTGTTGTTGGTACGGGTATTCAAGGCCATGATTATATTGGAGGTAAAATTGGTAAAGATCAAATTTTGTCTTCACCATGGGACCttgctatttataaatatgagtataataaaaatattatacctatattattaatcgcaATGGCTGGTACTCATCAGATTTGGGCGCTTTTTTTAGAAGATACTATTTGGTggaaaaaaag AGAATACAAAGCGGGTACTTGTATTGCTATAGTAGGAAGTggcaaagaagaaaatcgtaataatttGTATCCTCATACAGCTGGTTTAGCACAACCGTCTGGTTTAACTGTGAACAAAGAacgaaaaattgcattttttgcTGATAGTGAAAGTAGTGCTATCAGAAGTATAGATTTAGAAAGTGGACAAGTTTCGGTCGTTTGTGGTGCAAACAGAAATCCTGTg GATTTGCACGATTATGGAGACTCTGATGGTATAAAATATGCAGCTAAGCTTCAACATCCTTTAGGTATAACTTGGCACTCGAAAGACAATGCTGTTTATATAACTGATACATATaatcacaaaattaaaaaaattgatgtaacCACTCAGAATTGTAAAACTATATATGGTGATGGAAAACCAAATGAGAAATTTTCA ttcGATGAACCTAGCGGTATTGCTATCAGTTCTGAAAAAGATCTTTTATATGTGGCTGATACTAATAATCATGAAGTAAAGGTTATCGacacgaaaaaggaaaatattactACG TTATCGATAAACATTTCGACGATTGAAATGAACAAcagttctaaaaatatttattttttcgataccACAGTTAACGAAAAAGGTgccgaattaaatatttcattcaacataatattttttgaacgtgatttaaaattaaatttagatgcACCACAAAGATGGACTTTGAATTTGCCTATAAATAATTCTGGATGGATAGCTAGAGCAAGAAATGGAGAACTTTCAAATCCTATATCAATAAAGATTCccgaaggaaaagaaacacAAGAGGTGTGCGTAATTTTGGATATTATTGCTTGCAAAACAACCGAATGcgtatcaaaaaaattgtcaGTAACATATCGTATACATCAAGAAGCACATGCTTGTAATATTGTAACCGAACAAAAACaacttattgttaaataa
- the LOC412789 gene encoding NHL repeat-containing protein 2 isoform X2 produces MNVRDTVEELTQIGIEIRGSLELLLDRKEQKELVLRHIKTFSNKNTRIADFQAGLEWFNVTEELSLYRHLNGKIIILDFFTYCCINCMHILPDLDDLEKRFPITDGLVVIGVHSAKFSNERDSKRLLSAIQRYNIKHPVVNDKTLSAWRNLGISCWPTLLMIGPTGELLAVFVGEGHRDELILFVENEQGENLIIADTGNNRILIVDTKGNVQHVIGGSNPDFRDGDFENARFNAPQGVCILDTFIYVADNENHAIRKIDLIKKMVTTVVGTGIQGHDYIGGKIGKDQILSSPWDLAIYKYEYNKNIIPILLIAMAGTHQIWALFLEDTIWWKKREYKAGTCIAIVGSGKEENRNNLYPHTAGLAQPSGLTVNKERKIAFFADSESSAIRSIDLESGQVSVVCGANRNPVDLHDYGDSDGIKYAAKLQHPLGITWHSKDNAVYITDTYNHKIKKIDVTTQNCKTIYGDGKPNEKFSFDEPSGIAISSEKDLLYVADTNNHEVKVIDTKKENITTLSINISTIEMNNSSKNIYFFDTTVNEKGAELNISFNIIFFERDLKLNLDAPQRWTLNLPINNSGWIARARNGELSNPISIKIPEGKETQEVCVILDIIACKTTECVSKKLSVTYRIHQEAHACNIVTEQKQLIVK; encoded by the exons ATGAATGTGCGTGATACTGTAGAAGAATTAACGCAAATAGGTATAGAAATACGTGGAAGTTTGGAATTATTGCTTGACAGAAAAGAACAAAAGGAATTAGTATTACGgcatattaaaacattttcaaataaaaatacgcgGATCGCTGATTTTCAAGcag gTTTGGAATGGTTCAATGTCACAGAggaattatctttatatcgaCATCTGAAtggaaagattattattttggatTTCTTTACATATTGTTGCATCAATTGTATGCACATTTTACCAGATTTAGATGAccttgaaaaaagatttccaaTTACTGATGGCCTTGTTGTT attGGAGTACACAgtgcaaaattttcaaatgaacgAGATTCAAAGAGACTCTTGTCAGCAATTCAGAGATACAATATAAAACATCCAGTTGTAAATGACAAAACATTGTCAGCATGGCGTAATTTAGGAATTTCATGTTGGCCAACATTACTAATGATAg gtcCTACTGGGGAATTATTGGCTGTTTTTGTAGGAGAAGGACACAGAGATGAATTGATTCTATTTGTAGAA AATGAACAAGGAGAAAATTTGATCATAGCTGATACTGGcaacaatagaattttaatagtgGACACTAAAGGAAATGTACAACACGTTATTGGTGGTTCTAATCCTGATTTCAGAGATGGTGATTTTGAAAATGCAAGATTTAATGCACCTCAGGGAGTGTGTATATtagatacttttatttatgttgCTGATAATGAGAATCATGCAATTAGAAAG atagatttgataaaaaaaatggtaaCTACTGTTGTTGGTACGGGTATTCAAGGCCATGATTATATTGGAGGTAAAATTGGTAAAGATCAAATTTTGTCTTCACCATGGGACCttgctatttataaatatgagtataataaaaatattatacctatattattaatcgcaATGGCTGGTACTCATCAGATTTGGGCGCTTTTTTTAGAAGATACTATTTGGTggaaaaaaag AGAATACAAAGCGGGTACTTGTATTGCTATAGTAGGAAGTggcaaagaagaaaatcgtaataatttGTATCCTCATACAGCTGGTTTAGCACAACCGTCTGGTTTAACTGTGAACAAAGAacgaaaaattgcattttttgcTGATAGTGAAAGTAGTGCTATCAGAAGTATAGATTTAGAAAGTGGACAAGTTTCGGTCGTTTGTGGTGCAAACAGAAATCCTGTg GATTTGCACGATTATGGAGACTCTGATGGTATAAAATATGCAGCTAAGCTTCAACATCCTTTAGGTATAACTTGGCACTCGAAAGACAATGCTGTTTATATAACTGATACATATaatcacaaaattaaaaaaattgatgtaacCACTCAGAATTGTAAAACTATATATGGTGATGGAAAACCAAATGAGAAATTTTCA ttcGATGAACCTAGCGGTATTGCTATCAGTTCTGAAAAAGATCTTTTATATGTGGCTGATACTAATAATCATGAAGTAAAGGTTATCGacacgaaaaaggaaaatattactACG TTATCGATAAACATTTCGACGATTGAAATGAACAAcagttctaaaaatatttattttttcgataccACAGTTAACGAAAAAGGTgccgaattaaatatttcattcaacataatattttttgaacgtgatttaaaattaaatttagatgcACCACAAAGATGGACTTTGAATTTGCCTATAAATAATTCTGGATGGATAGCTAGAGCAAGAAATGGAGAACTTTCAAATCCTATATCAATAAAGATTCccgaaggaaaagaaacacAAGAGGTGTGCGTAATTTTGGATATTATTGCTTGCAAAACAACCGAATGcgtatcaaaaaaattgtcaGTAACATATCGTATACATCAAGAAGCACATGCTTGTAATATTGTAACCGAACAAAAACaacttattgttaaataa
- the LOC412789 gene encoding NHL repeat-containing protein 2 isoform X3, with protein MHILPDLDDLEKRFPITDGLVVIGVHSAKFSNERDSKRLLSAIQRYNIKHPVVNDKTLSAWRNLGISCWPTLLMIGPTGELLAVFVGEGHRDELILFVEVALTYFKSLNKISKNDLPLQLECHLLATVDNKNLLFPSKLEIFQNEQGENLIIADTGNNRILIVDTKGNVQHVIGGSNPDFRDGDFENARFNAPQGVCILDTFIYVADNENHAIRKIDLIKKMVTTVVGTGIQGHDYIGGKIGKDQILSSPWDLAIYKYEYNKNIIPILLIAMAGTHQIWALFLEDTIWWKKREYKAGTCIAIVGSGKEENRNNLYPHTAGLAQPSGLTVNKERKIAFFADSESSAIRSIDLESGQVSVVCGANRNPVDLHDYGDSDGIKYAAKLQHPLGITWHSKDNAVYITDTYNHKIKKIDVTTQNCKTIYGDGKPNEKFSFDEPSGIAISSEKDLLYVADTNNHEVKVIDTKKENITTLSINISTIEMNNSSKNIYFFDTTVNEKGAELNISFNIIFFERDLKLNLDAPQRWTLNLPINNSGWIARARNGELSNPISIKIPEGKETQEVCVILDIIACKTTECVSKKLSVTYRIHQEAHACNIVTEQKQLIVK; from the exons ATGCACATTTTACCAGATTTAGATGAccttgaaaaaagatttccaaTTACTGATGGCCTTGTTGTT attGGAGTACACAgtgcaaaattttcaaatgaacgAGATTCAAAGAGACTCTTGTCAGCAATTCAGAGATACAATATAAAACATCCAGTTGTAAATGACAAAACATTGTCAGCATGGCGTAATTTAGGAATTTCATGTTGGCCAACATTACTAATGATAg gtcCTACTGGGGAATTATTGGCTGTTTTTGTAGGAGAAGGACACAGAGATGAATTGATTCTATTTGTAGAAGTAGCGttaacttattttaaatcattaaataaaatatctaaaaatgatCTTCCTTTGCAATTGGAATGTCATTTATTGGCTACTgtggataataaaaatcttttattcccTAGTAAGTTGGAGATTTTTCAGAATGAACAAGGAGAAAATTTGATCATAGCTGATACTGGcaacaatagaattttaatagtgGACACTAAAGGAAATGTACAACACGTTATTGGTGGTTCTAATCCTGATTTCAGAGATGGTGATTTTGAAAATGCAAGATTTAATGCACCTCAGGGAGTGTGTATATtagatacttttatttatgttgCTGATAATGAGAATCATGCAATTAGAAAG atagatttgataaaaaaaatggtaaCTACTGTTGTTGGTACGGGTATTCAAGGCCATGATTATATTGGAGGTAAAATTGGTAAAGATCAAATTTTGTCTTCACCATGGGACCttgctatttataaatatgagtataataaaaatattatacctatattattaatcgcaATGGCTGGTACTCATCAGATTTGGGCGCTTTTTTTAGAAGATACTATTTGGTggaaaaaaag AGAATACAAAGCGGGTACTTGTATTGCTATAGTAGGAAGTggcaaagaagaaaatcgtaataatttGTATCCTCATACAGCTGGTTTAGCACAACCGTCTGGTTTAACTGTGAACAAAGAacgaaaaattgcattttttgcTGATAGTGAAAGTAGTGCTATCAGAAGTATAGATTTAGAAAGTGGACAAGTTTCGGTCGTTTGTGGTGCAAACAGAAATCCTGTg GATTTGCACGATTATGGAGACTCTGATGGTATAAAATATGCAGCTAAGCTTCAACATCCTTTAGGTATAACTTGGCACTCGAAAGACAATGCTGTTTATATAACTGATACATATaatcacaaaattaaaaaaattgatgtaacCACTCAGAATTGTAAAACTATATATGGTGATGGAAAACCAAATGAGAAATTTTCA ttcGATGAACCTAGCGGTATTGCTATCAGTTCTGAAAAAGATCTTTTATATGTGGCTGATACTAATAATCATGAAGTAAAGGTTATCGacacgaaaaaggaaaatattactACG TTATCGATAAACATTTCGACGATTGAAATGAACAAcagttctaaaaatatttattttttcgataccACAGTTAACGAAAAAGGTgccgaattaaatatttcattcaacataatattttttgaacgtgatttaaaattaaatttagatgcACCACAAAGATGGACTTTGAATTTGCCTATAAATAATTCTGGATGGATAGCTAGAGCAAGAAATGGAGAACTTTCAAATCCTATATCAATAAAGATTCccgaaggaaaagaaacacAAGAGGTGTGCGTAATTTTGGATATTATTGCTTGCAAAACAACCGAATGcgtatcaaaaaaattgtcaGTAACATATCGTATACATCAAGAAGCACATGCTTGTAATATTGTAACCGAACAAAAACaacttattgttaaataa
- the LOC102656397 gene encoding MORN repeat-containing protein 5 isoform X1, with amino-acid sequence MYAKFKNLEESRFIDGSEYKGTWSMFGMEGVGKFTMPHSAIFEGEFRDDRFHGYGSLYWPCGQRMDGIWIKGECKDKQYVFDDGLNFLKTDWKYCKFPDRRYQLCHKYGLKPAGLTLRTNNQDEFIIPPKCYDAGIGIFNPSQHTIICYSDLKKTIEIPSVKFAKWIKKNCQKAWSEPTGRNIKAFYKYEKRIPSTLLPFSNNSFESWWKRLTTFRQDSTYERKKSYCSCKASSVKEDKNPIEIHLIQTSIEKKYNTI; translated from the exons ATGTACGCAAAATTCAAGAACTTGGAAGAATCGCGTTTTATCGATGGAAGCGAATATAAGGGTACTTGGAGCATGTTTGGCATGGAAGGAGTCGGTAAATTCACCATGCCGCACA gtGCCATCTTTGAAGGAGAATTTCGCGATGATAGGTTTCATGGCTATGGTAGCCTATATTGGCCTTGTGGGCAAAGAATGGATGGAATTTGGATAAAAGGTGAATGTAAAGACAAGCAATATGTTTTTGACGatggattaaattttcttaaaactgATTGGAAGTATTGCAAATTTCCCGATAGACG ATATCAACTGTGTCATAAATATGGATTGAAACCTGCTGGATTAACTTTACGCACGAATAATCAAGACGAATTTATCATTCCTCCTAAGTGTTACGATGCAGGCATCGGAATTTTTAACCCATCTCAGCATACTATTATTTGCTATTCAGATTTGAAAAAG acAATCGAGATACCAAGTGTCAAATTCGCTAAgtggataaaaaagaattgtcaAAAGGCATGGTCTGAACCAActggaagaaatataaaagctTTCTATAAATATGAGAAGAGAATTCCTTCTACACTATTACCATTctcaaataattcttttgaatCCTGGTGGAAGag attaactACTTTTCGTCAAGATTCTACctacgaacgaaaaaaatccTATTGTTCATGCAAAGCATCAAGCgttaaagaagataaaaatcccattgaaattcatttgattCAAACtagtatagaaaaaaaatacaatacaatttaa
- the LOC102656397 gene encoding MORN repeat-containing protein 5 isoform X2, translated as MTQFRGHTLNLSSFSLPCSICAIFEGEFRDDRFHGYGSLYWPCGQRMDGIWIKGECKDKQYVFDDGLNFLKTDWKYCKFPDRRYQLCHKYGLKPAGLTLRTNNQDEFIIPPKCYDAGIGIFNPSQHTIICYSDLKKTIEIPSVKFAKWIKKNCQKAWSEPTGRNIKAFYKYEKRIPSTLLPFSNNSFESWWKRLTTFRQDSTYERKKSYCSCKASSVKEDKNPIEIHLIQTSIEKKYNTI; from the exons gtGCCATCTTTGAAGGAGAATTTCGCGATGATAGGTTTCATGGCTATGGTAGCCTATATTGGCCTTGTGGGCAAAGAATGGATGGAATTTGGATAAAAGGTGAATGTAAAGACAAGCAATATGTTTTTGACGatggattaaattttcttaaaactgATTGGAAGTATTGCAAATTTCCCGATAGACG ATATCAACTGTGTCATAAATATGGATTGAAACCTGCTGGATTAACTTTACGCACGAATAATCAAGACGAATTTATCATTCCTCCTAAGTGTTACGATGCAGGCATCGGAATTTTTAACCCATCTCAGCATACTATTATTTGCTATTCAGATTTGAAAAAG acAATCGAGATACCAAGTGTCAAATTCGCTAAgtggataaaaaagaattgtcaAAAGGCATGGTCTGAACCAActggaagaaatataaaagctTTCTATAAATATGAGAAGAGAATTCCTTCTACACTATTACCATTctcaaataattcttttgaatCCTGGTGGAAGag attaactACTTTTCGTCAAGATTCTACctacgaacgaaaaaaatccTATTGTTCATGCAAAGCATCAAGCgttaaagaagataaaaatcccattgaaattcatttgattCAAACtagtatagaaaaaaaatacaatacaatttaa